The DNA sequence CTTTACTGAAATAATTAAGTTTACTGGAATTCTACACTTGTTGAAAAGATAATATTACATAAAGAAGAAGGCAAAAACAAGtagtttaatttaatatttaaattgtattGGTAATATCATAATGATGAAATTACAGGCCATGTTAAAATTGGAATCATTCTCATGTGTATATTCAGGTTATTTGATCatgtaaaaacattaattaatgtgGTAAGTTATTAGAAGGGGCATGCACATTTGGATAGTTATACATGTTACTAAAGGATTGGAAAGAGTTAGATTGATCAATTGACTCAACTTTGGATCAACAATTAATTGATCGGCGATTAAGGTTGTTCTTGTTGAACGATTCATATGGTTTttgtaacataaattaattttcctattttgtttcctttattttagCCAACGTTATCAACTTTCCTAGATTACATCCTGTAATTTTTCTTCCTGACTTTCAgcctttctttcttcctaacTTTCAGCCCTTCAATGTAAAtctattgtatatatattgatggcaAATGATCAATGAGATATAAGTCAAAATTCAAAATCcttcttcattttattatggTATCAGTGATTTCAGCCATGACTAGCGGAATTTCCAACTCCGAGCCTTCCTCATCGCTGCTTCATTCCGATCCGTATGCGATCCACCACTCCGACAATCCCACAGCTATCCTTGTCCAGCCCCTTCTCACCAGAGATAACCATGCCTCCTGGAGTCGTGCTATGACTTTGGCGCTGCGAGCCAAGAGTAAATTCGGATTCGTCGATGGATCCCTCTCGAAACCGACCGATGCAGTCTTGATTGACAATTGGGGACGCTGCAACGATCTTGTTAGCAGTTGGATCCTTAACTCCGTCTCTCCAGAGATTCGTCCTAGCATCTTGTATGCTGAAACCGCAAGTCAAATATGGAACGATCTCAACGAGCGCTTTTCTCAGTCAAACGCACCAAAAATTTACCAACTCAAGCATTCTATCTCTTCCCTCAAACAAGAGGGAATGAcggtttcattttattttacccAACTTAAATCACTTTGGGATGAGTTGAGCGATGATCCTTCTGTGACACCATGCATTTGTGGTAATGCTAAGTCTGTTCTCGATCAACAACATCAAGATCGAGCCATGGAATTCCTTCAAGGACTCCACGGCAATTACTCGGTGGTGCAGCGGCCAGATTCTACTCATGGAACCGTTCCCCGTCCCATCCAGTAGCATCTACAATCTCGTccgacaagaagaaaaacagcaGGAGCTCAATCTCCGAGCGTCCCCATCCGTTGAAAAGCTGCTTTGCTCTCCAAACCTCCAAGCGCAGGCACCATTCAATCGTCCTCCCGGAAGCGACCACGACCTTTTACGCGAACATTGTAATCGCTCATGGCCACACCCAAGCGACTTGTTATCAAATCCATGGTTTTTCCGACAAAGCAACAGATAAAACCCAATAACAGGGGTAAGTCAAACTCTGCTTCTCCTTCATTCAATCAACTTACGCCAGGACAATACAACAAACTCATGGCACTGCTTGCCAAGGATGGGTCCAGCAACGACTCAGCCAATCTCGTAGGTACTATTCTCTCTTTCTCATCCTCACCTTGTTGGATAATAGATTCCGGTGCATCAAATCATATTTGCAATTCATTGTCTTTATTTTCCTCATATATTCCATTAACAAAAACTCTATCTGTACAACTTCCTGACGGTTCACTCGTAACCGTCACTCATATTGGTACTGTTGAGTGCTCTCCCACACTCATTCTCAAAGattgttattttattccttCATTCAAATTCAATCTTCTATCAATCTCACAACTTACGCAACAACTAACTTGTGAAATCATATTCTCTCCTACACGGTGTATGTTTCAGGACCGTTTAACGAAGAAGGAGATTGGTCGGGGTAAACTGCTACATGGCCTTTTCTACTTAGACGCTGCTCCAGCGTCAATTTCAGCATTTTATTGTCAACCCGTGAATAATTTCAACCTATGGCATTCACGCCTTGGACATCCTTGTAACGCTAGATTAAATTTTCTAGCTGCAAAATTTCCCGATATTGTTGCAAATAAAAGTTTCATCTGTgatgtttgtcctcaagcaaaacaatCTCGTAATTCATTTCCTCTAAGTAATTCTCGTTCTACCAGATGTTTTGAATTAATTCATCTCGATATTTGGGGACCATTTTCAATCCCGTCTATGAATGGATCACCTTTCTTCCTTACCATTATCGACGATTACTCTAGATGTACTTGGgtttatttaatgaataataaatcacaaacctTTGATATGACAATGCACTTCGTTAATCAAATCCAATGTCAATT is a window from the Dioscorea cayenensis subsp. rotundata cultivar TDr96_F1 chromosome 2, TDr96_F1_v2_PseudoChromosome.rev07_lg8_w22 25.fasta, whole genome shotgun sequence genome containing:
- the LOC120275490 gene encoding uncharacterized protein LOC120275490, which produces MTSGISNSEPSSSLLHSDPYAIHHSDNPTAILVQPLLTRDNHASWSRAMTLALRAKSKFGFVDGSLSKPTDAVLIDNWGRCNDLVSSWILNSVSPEIRPSILYAETASQIWNDLNERFSQSNAPKIYQLKHSISSLKQEGMTVSFYFTQLKSLWDELSDDPSVTPCICGNAKSVLDQQHQDRAMEFLQGLHGNYSVVQRPDSTHGTVPRPIQ